The Nitrospirales bacterium genome includes a window with the following:
- a CDS encoding UvrD-helicase domain-containing protein — MSESFDLSDSDVRRLAVSNFDQNVVVIAGAGTGKTTLLVHRFLSTLFREPEAISITKIVALTFTNKAALEMKVRIQAQLRELSNDHQNGEFRHTARSRHPAGWLTDVSLSNHEIQSRARSALADFEKAQIGTLHSFAAHLLRLYPLESGVPPNFQEDDGTRFTEYFTQEWEAWVGDELSSDGGQHERWRVLLAHLRLPVIRDFAYTLSLDLPSIDLVPSLSMSSGLPENLKGWCSTMRHRAQTLLSLYGGPKRRKIENALADTETVLTALLENGVEGLSSLTDEHGLMFHDGELRLGKMPAGWTEEHFSEAKGLIRVANALVNVEHRVMASLLEVLSPFVRRIHHGFVQSGWVTFQGLLNRARSLLRDYPVVRERLKLDYQAILVDEFQDTDPLQYEMVMFLGEQRGQHARDWRDIRLSPGKLFIVGDPKQSIYAFRGADLEAFDHIVEKIVKSHGVVYELTTNFRSHSSILHVVNAVFEELFWPRPHVQPRHIPLSAPPQRPPGMKRVGVELRLVRPDEDDEEDGSMAMTRHEADHLARWIKDELLRGDLVDERTGQNVPLRPGHIGLLFRTLTASRIYLEALQRYDLPYISEGEKHFYQRQEVIDFVNLLRVLDHPGDEVAMFGLLRSALGGLSDHEIYELRRLHAFDCRNASRLAGWSNPKRDILKRLYAALTGLHVETFLYPLGTIIERIFARLPVRELALASAHGEQAVANLVKVQKIAVSMADRPILTFRGFVNLLAERIRMQHTDAEQTLEEDSLDAIRVLTVHKAKGLEFPIVIVPGLHQGARRGGDGPVVSWDWATEIAGASVGSCSTVGGIFLKEKARIKELAEQSRLLYVAMTRAQERLILSGACPKRQASGTFFRLLEAAASQPIGSLESGEVLFGSTAIPLSLLEVSEHSRAQAGQAVSAKTTAIDLSCWKTSWETRDRIWNILKATPTSMTPTSLTLKRRTVPLQNGQAETSRQKGIQVGVLAHRILERWNFSQDSNRLENHIASLCRQGLQREKNEVRENIRQDLTDLFKKFMASSIYQRLERSTIIGREVPFTIPWDCLQDSGIAINEIQGVMEGVIDLVYEYEGQTWILDYKTDRIEEKEISDRMHSYRTQAKIYQQAVRYCLGLQDVKCQLLFVRLGQAVEI; from the coding sequence ATGAGTGAGTCCTTCGATCTCTCGGATTCCGATGTCCGACGATTGGCCGTTTCGAATTTCGATCAGAATGTCGTGGTGATCGCTGGGGCAGGGACCGGAAAAACGACATTGTTGGTTCATCGCTTTCTCTCGACTCTGTTTCGTGAGCCGGAAGCCATTTCGATCACGAAAATCGTGGCATTGACGTTCACGAACAAGGCCGCCCTGGAAATGAAGGTGCGTATTCAAGCGCAGCTTCGTGAACTTTCCAATGATCATCAGAATGGTGAATTCCGTCATACCGCAAGGTCCAGGCATCCCGCAGGATGGCTGACGGACGTTTCGCTGTCCAATCACGAGATCCAATCGCGCGCCCGGTCGGCGTTGGCTGATTTCGAGAAAGCTCAAATCGGCACACTGCATAGTTTCGCGGCTCACCTTCTGCGGCTGTACCCTCTCGAAAGCGGGGTCCCGCCCAATTTCCAGGAGGATGACGGAACACGTTTTACTGAGTATTTCACGCAAGAATGGGAGGCATGGGTAGGCGATGAGTTGAGTTCGGACGGTGGGCAACATGAACGATGGCGCGTCTTGCTGGCTCATCTTCGTCTTCCTGTTATTCGAGACTTTGCGTATACCCTTTCGTTGGATTTGCCTTCGATTGACCTGGTGCCGTCGCTGTCCATGTCATCCGGGCTGCCGGAGAACTTGAAAGGTTGGTGCTCGACGATGCGTCACCGTGCGCAAACGTTGTTGTCTTTGTATGGTGGGCCCAAGCGACGAAAGATTGAAAACGCGCTCGCAGACACTGAAACGGTCTTGACCGCACTGCTGGAGAATGGGGTGGAGGGGCTGTCTTCATTGACTGATGAGCATGGACTCATGTTCCACGACGGGGAGTTACGGTTGGGGAAGATGCCGGCAGGATGGACGGAAGAACATTTTAGCGAGGCCAAGGGGCTCATCCGCGTCGCGAATGCTCTTGTGAACGTCGAGCATCGCGTGATGGCAAGCCTGCTTGAGGTGTTAAGTCCGTTTGTCAGGCGAATTCATCATGGCTTTGTCCAAAGCGGGTGGGTCACTTTTCAGGGATTGCTGAATCGAGCTCGGTCGCTGCTACGCGATTATCCGGTCGTCCGTGAGCGGCTCAAGCTGGATTATCAGGCCATCTTGGTGGATGAGTTCCAGGATACCGACCCTTTGCAATACGAAATGGTCATGTTTCTCGGTGAACAACGTGGTCAACATGCACGTGATTGGAGAGACATACGGTTGAGTCCTGGCAAGTTATTTATCGTCGGCGATCCTAAGCAGTCAATTTATGCGTTTCGGGGGGCCGATCTCGAAGCTTTTGACCATATCGTAGAAAAAATCGTGAAGAGTCATGGCGTGGTGTATGAATTGACGACTAATTTTCGCAGCCATTCCTCGATCCTGCATGTGGTCAATGCCGTCTTCGAAGAACTCTTTTGGCCGCGACCGCATGTCCAGCCACGTCATATTCCCCTCAGTGCCCCTCCTCAACGTCCGCCGGGTATGAAGCGTGTCGGTGTCGAGCTACGCCTCGTCCGGCCCGATGAGGACGATGAAGAGGACGGAAGTATGGCGATGACCCGTCATGAAGCGGATCACTTGGCCCGTTGGATAAAAGACGAGTTACTCCGAGGAGACCTGGTCGATGAACGCACGGGTCAGAACGTTCCGTTGAGGCCTGGCCATATTGGTCTGTTATTTCGGACGCTCACGGCATCACGCATCTACCTTGAGGCATTGCAGCGATATGATCTCCCGTACATCTCCGAGGGAGAAAAGCATTTTTACCAACGGCAAGAAGTCATCGATTTCGTGAATCTGCTGCGAGTCCTGGATCATCCGGGTGATGAGGTGGCGATGTTTGGTCTTCTTCGTTCTGCTTTAGGGGGGCTCTCTGATCATGAGATCTATGAACTTCGACGACTGCACGCGTTTGATTGCCGGAATGCCAGCCGGCTGGCCGGCTGGTCCAATCCCAAACGCGACATTCTCAAACGGCTCTATGCCGCTCTGACCGGATTACATGTGGAGACCTTTCTCTATCCGCTTGGAACCATCATTGAGAGAATCTTTGCCCGATTGCCGGTCCGTGAATTGGCCCTGGCCTCCGCGCATGGCGAACAGGCGGTCGCCAATCTGGTCAAGGTTCAGAAGATTGCGGTAAGCATGGCTGATCGACCAATCTTGACGTTTCGTGGGTTCGTGAATCTTCTTGCTGAGCGAATCCGAATGCAGCACACTGATGCCGAGCAGACCTTAGAGGAGGATTCTCTCGATGCGATTCGAGTGTTGACGGTCCATAAAGCCAAAGGGCTGGAATTCCCCATCGTGATCGTTCCCGGCCTCCATCAAGGCGCGCGGAGAGGGGGGGATGGTCCAGTCGTTTCGTGGGACTGGGCAACGGAAATTGCCGGAGCCTCGGTCGGCTCCTGCTCAACAGTAGGGGGAATATTTCTGAAGGAAAAGGCACGGATCAAAGAGCTGGCTGAGCAGAGTCGTTTATTGTATGTCGCGATGACTCGAGCTCAAGAGCGTCTCATTCTGTCGGGCGCATGTCCTAAACGGCAGGCTTCGGGAACGTTTTTCCGTCTTCTCGAGGCGGCTGCCTCTCAACCTATTGGTAGCCTGGAGTCTGGGGAAGTTCTGTTTGGTTCTACTGCGATTCCCTTGAGCTTGCTCGAGGTCTCAGAACATTCGCGAGCCCAGGCAGGTCAAGCTGTTTCAGCTAAGACGACCGCGATTGATCTTTCCTGTTGGAAGACATCTTGGGAGACGCGAGACCGTATCTGGAATATCCTGAAAGCCACGCCGACCTCGATGACTCCCACCTCACTGACGCTCAAGCGTCGGACTGTGCCATTACAAAATGGCCAGGCAGAAACCAGCCGTCAGAAGGGGATTCAGGTCGGGGTGTTGGCTCATCGTATTCTCGAGCGGTGGAACTTTTCACAGGATTCGAATCGGCTCGAGAACCATATCGCCAGCCTCTGCCGGCAAGGCCTTCAGCGTGAAAAGAATGAAGTCAGAGAGAACATACGTCAAGACCTGACGGACCTGTTCAAGAAATTTATGGCTTCCTCCATTTACCAACGGCTTGAGCGGTCGACGATTATCGGACGTGAAGTACCCTTTACGATCCCATGGGATTGCCTCCAGGATTCCGGGATCGCTATAAATGAAATTCAGGGCGTGATGGAAGGCGTGATTGATCTGGTGTACGAGTATGAGGGACAAACCTGGATTCTTGATTACAAAACTGACCGGATAGAAGAAAAGGAAATTTCCGATCGAATGCATTCCTACCGTACACAGGCCAAAATCTATCAACAGGCGGTGCGGTACTGCCTAGGATTACAGGACGTGAAATGTCAATTGCTGTTCGTGCGTTTAGGGCAAGCTGTGGAAATCTAG
- a CDS encoding exodeoxyribonuclease V subunit gamma: protein MFHIVKGSFHPVLESSLAEEIQRVKAHDRLAPLAIVVPSAMLRRRVQQFLCVEYGLGLYDVHVLTFHQLALRLRDEQLMDASDMGDIPASRQVSDPVFRFLLQSILGLSEDSEGAWKGKPYSPGVCEALWATIRDLKEAMVPPSVIRQGLDEGVFDPDSVETLHAVCEAYEALLAKTDSLQICGPDDLASRVISYVPHSPFLSRLSRAYYYGFYDLTQIQLSLFEAVTRRVTVTLFLPLENESTYAFARRFYDRHLATGAFQRTQSDVTLPATDSSPSASPARIMNVLNCVGPEDELRLVCKEILNLIDAHGYQFDEIGVIARSLEPYHAFMGSIFTEHRIPYTSSASISIVDQPIVKFLLHLTSLPVNQYEANTMIDVLRSPFYRGGFDADRPGTVQPERWPELLQAYGIVRGKDDWSKLSRAQKSPQTTASNKTAEMSEYVATGARSHGCESVEAYHALAQELLQRCEAFPAEGSIEELTESVRRFVAEHVNLEPFDKDHLATREVAPAELVRHIFDCLDQMEGFWEKMTWEDWSNLLVQVVQSWPLAPKAAPHRGLRVLDAMSARGLPFRAVFLVGLNEHAFPRAIREDALLRDSQRRVLAETLGYKIDEKLSGYEEERLLFALARQSARERLFFSYQRASDDGRLLAPSSFLHESVYPEAEASTVGETVLARRFSDQLKEPQFRDRLLTREEMGFKLIQQAQDPSVLLDLGHHEALIFQQGRQALAMLDNSSSRLGLYDGMLTEVKGHRPELLEPGLSPTAIERYASCPFQYMALDLLDLETPRTLPSEELPASMIGSLYHAVLQKVYASLIQEGWPNEQASPEFHRGRVDVLVEDVFADHARTQPTGHWLMWHWLKEVVTSVVKAEVDASYHDCLDSGFRPIAVEVKAHGQVAWPDESAVTQRLHGRFDRVDYRDQTGDIRIVDYKVKLSVRKQTHEEDLLASGIRGRRLQAPLYSLMAPEWDSHGMIEVSADADPESVAFIYLSPNRESLITRSKFERNVWKSDDGQLLKSTISRLVRGIQEWEFFILPEEYCQYCPVSVACRRVHEATRNRWYRSNRVKEFRAIRKQDIPSSQGRQGKTKR from the coding sequence ATGTTTCACATCGTTAAGGGTTCCTTTCATCCAGTCCTCGAGTCTTCTCTGGCTGAAGAAATTCAACGGGTCAAAGCTCATGATCGGCTGGCGCCCCTCGCGATCGTCGTCCCGTCGGCAATGCTCCGTCGCCGTGTGCAGCAGTTCTTGTGCGTTGAATATGGACTCGGGCTGTATGATGTCCATGTTCTGACCTTTCATCAGCTTGCCCTGCGATTGCGTGACGAACAGCTGATGGATGCGTCAGATATGGGCGATATTCCTGCCTCTCGTCAGGTCTCGGACCCTGTCTTCCGGTTCTTGCTGCAAAGTATTCTTGGCCTGAGTGAAGATTCTGAGGGTGCGTGGAAGGGAAAGCCATACTCGCCCGGGGTTTGTGAGGCGTTGTGGGCGACGATACGCGACCTCAAAGAGGCGATGGTGCCTCCGTCGGTGATTCGACAGGGTCTCGATGAGGGGGTATTCGATCCGGATTCCGTAGAGACGCTCCATGCTGTCTGTGAGGCGTATGAAGCCTTATTGGCAAAAACTGATTCACTACAGATTTGCGGGCCGGATGATTTAGCCTCGCGAGTTATTTCTTATGTGCCCCATTCGCCGTTTCTTTCTCGCTTGTCGCGGGCATATTACTATGGTTTTTATGATCTCACTCAGATTCAATTGTCTCTTTTCGAGGCCGTGACTCGGCGGGTGACGGTGACGCTTTTCCTGCCTTTGGAGAATGAGTCAACCTATGCATTCGCCCGACGATTTTATGATCGTCATCTCGCGACTGGTGCATTTCAGCGAACGCAGTCAGATGTGACGCTACCTGCGACAGATTCCTCGCCTTCCGCCAGCCCTGCCAGGATCATGAACGTGCTCAATTGTGTCGGTCCTGAAGATGAGTTGAGGCTTGTCTGTAAAGAAATCTTGAACTTGATTGATGCGCATGGCTATCAATTTGACGAAATAGGCGTGATCGCCAGGTCGTTGGAGCCTTATCACGCTTTTATGGGTTCGATTTTCACAGAGCATCGCATTCCCTACACGTCTTCAGCTTCTATCTCCATCGTTGACCAACCGATCGTGAAGTTTTTGCTCCACCTGACAAGCTTGCCAGTCAATCAGTATGAAGCGAACACCATGATCGATGTGTTGCGTTCACCTTTTTATCGTGGCGGGTTTGATGCTGATCGACCTGGAACAGTTCAGCCTGAACGGTGGCCGGAGCTCTTGCAGGCGTACGGAATCGTTCGGGGAAAAGATGATTGGTCAAAACTTTCACGCGCCCAGAAAAGTCCTCAGACGACAGCGTCTAACAAGACGGCAGAGATGTCTGAATATGTGGCGACTGGCGCGCGATCTCACGGGTGTGAATCAGTGGAGGCCTACCATGCACTCGCCCAGGAACTTTTGCAGCGATGTGAAGCTTTTCCGGCTGAGGGTTCCATTGAAGAACTCACAGAAAGCGTTCGCCGTTTTGTTGCCGAACATGTGAACCTGGAACCGTTCGATAAAGACCACCTCGCTACACGGGAAGTTGCTCCAGCGGAGCTCGTGCGGCACATCTTTGATTGTCTCGATCAGATGGAAGGGTTCTGGGAGAAGATGACATGGGAAGATTGGTCGAACCTTCTGGTTCAAGTGGTTCAATCCTGGCCATTGGCGCCTAAAGCTGCGCCCCATCGGGGCCTGCGCGTTCTGGATGCCATGTCCGCCAGGGGTTTGCCGTTTCGTGCCGTCTTTTTGGTGGGATTGAACGAGCATGCCTTTCCTCGAGCGATCAGGGAGGATGCCTTGTTACGCGATAGTCAGCGGCGCGTGTTAGCGGAAACTCTGGGGTATAAGATTGACGAAAAATTATCCGGTTATGAGGAGGAGAGATTATTGTTTGCGCTCGCGCGGCAGTCGGCGCGAGAACGACTTTTCTTTTCATATCAGCGAGCTTCCGATGACGGTCGGCTCTTGGCGCCTTCGTCGTTTCTCCATGAATCTGTGTATCCAGAAGCAGAGGCCTCCACTGTCGGGGAAACGGTCTTAGCCAGGCGGTTTTCGGATCAGTTAAAGGAACCTCAATTTCGAGACCGGCTCCTCACCCGCGAAGAAATGGGGTTTAAACTGATACAGCAGGCTCAAGATCCATCAGTCTTGCTCGACCTTGGACATCATGAAGCGTTGATCTTCCAGCAAGGTAGGCAAGCCCTGGCCATGCTAGACAATTCATCGTCTCGATTAGGACTGTATGATGGAATGCTTACTGAGGTGAAGGGACACCGGCCTGAACTCCTGGAGCCAGGTCTCTCCCCGACGGCGATCGAACGCTATGCCTCATGCCCGTTCCAGTATATGGCTTTGGATCTGCTTGACCTGGAAACGCCCCGAACTCTTCCATCGGAAGAACTTCCGGCATCCATGATCGGCTCGCTGTATCATGCCGTTCTTCAGAAGGTGTATGCGTCGCTGATTCAAGAGGGCTGGCCGAACGAGCAGGCATCTCCGGAGTTTCATCGCGGACGTGTGGATGTACTCGTCGAGGACGTGTTTGCTGATCATGCCCGAACACAACCGACGGGTCATTGGCTCATGTGGCACTGGCTCAAAGAGGTCGTGACATCTGTCGTGAAGGCCGAAGTGGATGCCAGTTATCACGACTGTCTCGATAGCGGGTTTCGGCCTATCGCGGTGGAGGTCAAGGCCCATGGCCAGGTGGCGTGGCCTGACGAGTCCGCCGTCACGCAACGGCTCCACGGCCGTTTTGATCGGGTCGATTACCGCGACCAGACGGGAGATATTCGCATCGTCGATTATAAGGTGAAGCTCAGCGTACGCAAGCAAACCCACGAAGAGGATTTGTTGGCCTCGGGAATTCGTGGTCGCAGGCTTCAAGCTCCGCTCTATTCACTGATGGCGCCAGAATGGGACTCTCACGGCATGATCGAGGTTTCAGCAGATGCTGACCCTGAATCCGTGGCGTTTATCTATCTCTCGCCGAACCGGGAGTCTCTGATCACGCGATCGAAATTTGAGCGGAACGTATGGAAGTCGGATGACGGTCAGCTTCTGAAGTCCACCATCAGTCGTTTGGTGAGAGGGATTCAGGAATGGGAGTTTTTTATCCTTCCGGAGGAATACTGTCAGTATTGTCCGGTCTCCGTTGCCTGTCGACGTGTCCATGAAGCGACCAGGAATCGATGGTACCGATCCAACCGCGTCAAGGAATTTCGAGCCATACGAAAACAGGATATCCCCAGCAGCCAAGGCCGACAGGGAAAGACCAAACGATGA
- a CDS encoding thioredoxin family protein encodes MANVTLLVSKSCGACPAAKTLWKGMKVKYSFTYREIDVGTENGQELAERHSIRATPATIINGKLTFIGVPTRQAAEKALAAKTKPRER; translated from the coding sequence ATGGCAAATGTGACCTTGTTAGTCTCCAAGTCTTGTGGCGCCTGTCCCGCGGCCAAAACTTTGTGGAAAGGCATGAAAGTCAAGTACAGCTTTACCTATCGAGAAATTGATGTGGGGACAGAAAATGGTCAGGAATTGGCCGAGCGTCATTCGATTCGTGCCACGCCCGCGACGATCATTAACGGAAAATTGACCTTCATAGGCGTTCCGACTCGTCAAGCTGCCGAAAAGGCGCTTGCCGCCAAAACAAAGCCGAGGGAGCGGTAG